A single Lycium ferocissimum isolate CSIRO_LF1 unplaced genomic scaffold, AGI_CSIRO_Lferr_CH_V1 ctg19149, whole genome shotgun sequence DNA region contains:
- the LOC132042904 gene encoding uncharacterized protein LOC132042904, whose translation MITPEQNAEFIANPTKDEVKHAVFVLNNASAGGPDGYTGMFFQACWDIIGDDIYNMVWDFFGGMQLPGGRSIVENILLTQEIISDIRLKTNKGKKNGNQIVPNVVMKLDMTKAYDRLSWLFLTNVMRRMGFSERGKASDPLSPTLFILTAKVLSRALNSLNDNLWYTGFGCIYRHASGFLINKAKSSVYLHDRVDEQVFQKVQRITGITRQAFPLMYLGCPIYYSRSKMCFYSDLLAKVRNKLQGWKGKLLSFGGRAILLKHVLQAMTMHLLSAIDPPSFVITKLHKIFAQFY comes from the exons ATGATCACACCTGAACAAAATGCAGAATTTATTGCTAATCCTACTAAAGATGAGGTTAAGCATGCAGTGTTTGTTTTGAATAATGCAAGTGCAGGTGGACCTGATGGATACACAGGCATGTTTTTCCAAGCATGTTGGGATATCATTGGAGATGATATATACAATATGGTATGGGATTTCTTTGGAGGTATGCAACTACCTGG GGGTAGAAGTATAGTGGAGAACATCTTATTAACTCAAGAGATTATATCTGATATTAGGCTCAAAActaataaaggaaagaagaatggaaATCAAATAGTCCCTAATGTTGTAATGAAGCTTGACATGACAAAAGCTTATGACAGATTGTCATGGCTTTTTCTCACAAATGTCATGAGGAGAATGGGATTTTCTGAGAG GGGTAAAGCAAGTGATCCATTGTCACCTACTTTGTTCATTCTAACAGCTAAAGTTTTGTCTAGAGCACTGAATTCATTGAATGATAATTTGTGGTATACTG GTTTTGGGTGCATATATAGGCACGCCTCTGGTTTTTTGATAAATAAAGCAAAAAGTTCAGTGTACTTGCATGATAGGGTGGATGAACAAGTGTTTCAAAAAGTACAAAGAATTACTGGCATTACTAGACAAGCATTTCCATTGATGTATCTTGGCTGTCCTATTTACTATAGCAGGAGCAAGATGTGTTTTTACTCAGACTTGCTTGCTAAAGTAAGAAATAAATTACAAGGTTGGAAAGGCAAACTTCTGTCCTTTGGAGGAAGAGCAATTTTATTGAAGCATGTTCTGCAGGCAATGACAATGCATCTCTTGTCTGCAATAGATCCTCCATCATTTGTGATCACAAAGCTGCATAAGATTTTTGCTCAGTTTTATTAG